The following proteins come from a genomic window of Lycium ferocissimum isolate CSIRO_LF1 chromosome 4, AGI_CSIRO_Lferr_CH_V1, whole genome shotgun sequence:
- the LOC132052690 gene encoding BEL1-like homeodomain protein 1: protein MYYQGTSDNNIQADQHHANIQTLYLMNPNSYIQGYTDTQQQQQQQLLFLNSSPAGNALNPANIPHAPLQQAQQQHFVGVPLPAVSLHDQNHHGLIQRLWNNQSTGSHHESHMIPSSTVVSATSCGGTTTDLASQLGFQRPVVVSPPQHRLQQQGGLSLSLSPQQQQQISFNNISSSSPRSNNVIRRSLDGASSMILGSKYLKAAQELLDELVNIVGKGTKGYDQKKGENSMNKESMPLASDVNTSSGGGESSSRQKNEVAVEFTTAQRQELQMKKAKLITMLEEVEQRYRQYHHQMQIIVSSFEQVAGIGSAKSYTQLALHAISKQFRCLKDAIAGQIKATSKSLGEEEGLGGKIEGSRLKFVDHHLRQQRALQQLGMMQPNAWRPQRGLPERAVSVLRAWLFEHFLHPYPKDSDKIMLAKQTGLTRSQVSNWFINARVRLWKPMVEEMYLEEVKNQEQNGTTSGENKNKNKNEPSKENNIVSKSNAVQEKQPITSSLLQDGTIPTEISTSTISTSPTAGASLQAQAHNFSFLGSFNMENNTTTADHIENKAKKPRNDMQKYSPSSILSSVDMEAKARESSNKGFNNPLMAAFTMGDFGRFDPHEQMATNFHGNGVSLTLGLPPSENLAMPVSQQNYLSDQTIEMGSRPEMGNHYNRMSYENIDFQSGNKRFPTQLLPDFVTGNLGT from the exons ATGTACTATCAAGGAACCTCGGATAATAATATACAAGCTGATCAACATCATGCTAATATTCAGACACTTTATCTGATGAACCCTAACAGTTATATTCAAGGCTACACtgacacacaacaacaacaacaacagcagttgcttttcttgaattcttccCCAGCCGGCAACGCGCTCAACCCCGCAAATATACCCCACGCGCCGCTGCAGCAGGCGCAGCAGCAGCACTTCGTCGGCGTCCCTCTTCCAGCCGTCAGTTTGCATGATCAGAATCATCATGGCCTTATCCAACGTCTGTGGAACAACCAAAGTACTGGAAGCCATCATGAATCCCATATGATACCGTCGTCCACGGTGGTTTCTGCCACGTCATGTGGTGGAACCACCACGGACTTGGCCTCTCAGTTGGGGTTCCAGAGGCCAGTAGTGGTGTCCCCACCACAGCACCGACTACAACAACAAGGTGGACTATCACTAAGCCTTTCTcctcaacaacaacagcaaattagcttcaataacatttcatcatcatcaccaaGATCAAATAATGTTATTAGACGATCATTAGATGGAGCTTCCAGCATGATTTTAGGCTCTAAGTACCTTAAAGCTGCACAAGAGCTTCTTGATGAACTTGTTAATATTGTTGGAAAAGGTACCAAAGGATATGATCAAAAGAAGGGGGAAAATTCTATGAACAAAGAGTCTATGCCTTTGGCTAGTGATGTGAACACTAGTAGTGGTGGTGGTGAAAGTAGCAGCAGGCAGAAAAATGAAGTTGCTGTTGAGTTTACAACTGCTCAAAGACAAGAACTTCAAATGAAAAAGGCCAAGCTTATTACTATGCTTGAAGAG GTGGAGCAAAGATACAGACAGTACCATCACCAAATGCAAATAATTGTATCATCATTTGAGCAAGTAGCAGGAATTGGATCTGCAAAATCGTACACTCAACTTGCTTTGCATGCAATTTCGAAGCAATTTCGATGCCTAAAAGATGCAATTGCTGGACAAATAAAGGCCACGAGCAAGAGTTTAGGTGAAGAAGAAGGCTTAGGAGGGAAAATTGAAGGGTCACGACTAAAATTTGTAGACCATCATCTAAGGCAACAACGTGCACTGCAACAGCTAGGAATGATGCAACCAAATGCTTGGAGACCCCAACGAGGTTTACCTGAAAGAGCTGTCTCTGTCCTCCGTGCTTGGCTTTTCGAGCATTTTCTTCATCC TTACCCCAAGGATTCAGACAAAATCATGCTTGCGAAGCAAACCGGGCTAACAAGGAGCCAG GTCTCCAACTGGTTCATAAATGCTCGAGTTCGACTATGGAAGCCCATGGTAGAGGAAATGTACTTGGAAGAGGTGAAGAATCAAGAACAAAATGGTACTACTTCaggagaaaacaaaaacaaaaacaaaaatgaaccCAGCAAAGAGAATAATATTGTCTCAAAATCAAATGCTGTGCAAGAGAAACAACCAATTACTAGCAGCTTATTACAAGATGGTACTATTCCAACAGAAATTTCCACCTCAACTATTTCAACTTCCCCTACTGCAGGTGCCTCACTTCAAGCACAAGCTCACAACTTCTCCTTCCTTGGTTCATtcaacatggaaaataatactACCACTGCTGATCATATAGAAAACAAAGCGAAAAAGCCGAGAAATGACATGCAGAAATATTCTCCAAGTAGTATTCTTTCATCAGTAGACATGGAAGCAAAAGCTAGAGAATCATCGAACAAAGGTTTCAATAATCCTTTAATGGCAGCGTTTACGATGGGAGATTTTGGAAGGTTTGATCCTCATGAACAAATGGCTACCAATTTTCATGGAAATGGTGTCTCTCTTACTCTAGGGCTTCCTCCTTCTGAAAACCTAGCCATGCCAGTGAGCCAGCAGAATTACCTTTCTGACCAAACTATTGAGATGGGAAGTAGGCCTGAAATGGGAAATCATTACAATCGAATGAGCTATGAAAACATCGATTTTCAAAGTGGGAATAAGCGATTCCCTACTCAACTATTACCAGATTTTGTTACAGGTAATCTTGGAACATGA